Proteins from a genomic interval of Papaver somniferum cultivar HN1 chromosome 4, ASM357369v1, whole genome shotgun sequence:
- the LOC113273056 gene encoding uncharacterized protein LOC113273056, whose amino-acid sequence MLQDTCTPWPFHSWGLDIIGRSNPKSSKQHEYIITATEYFTKWVEAIPLKGATGEVISTFIKEHIICCFGIPMYIISDNGTPFVNNDVTKLLGAFRIKQKVSTPYYPQGNGKAESTNKSLLRILSRSLYENKRAWHEEFPLSLMAYRISKRTSTGSSPYILVYVEDVIIPAEVIIASARILSASGVDLDSQRFRSLDMIDERRDISEYKNKQYRERQARFYNQHVKERHFEKGKLVLVVALHVQREGSAGKFAPNWEGPFRICKVGGSGYYKLEHADDTKIKGKRNSKINGTWLIKFYA is encoded by the coding sequence ATGCTCCAGGACACATGTACTCCATGGCCCTTTCATAGTTGGGGGCTAGACATCATCGGACGAAGCAACCCTAAATCATCTAAACAAcacgaatacatcatcactgccacGGAATATTTCACAAAATGGGTTGAGGCTATACCGCTAAAGGGAGCCACCGGAGAAGTGATCTCGACTTTCATCAAAGAACACATAATATGTTGTTTCGGAATTCCTATGTACATCATTTCCGACAATGGTACACCCTTTGTCAATAACGATGTAACAAAGCTCCTGGGAGCCTTCCGAATTAAGCAAAAGGTATCAACCCCCTATTACCCACAGGGGAATGGGAAAGCGGAATCTACTAATAAATCCTTGCTCAGAATCTTAAGCAGAAGCCTCTACGAAAACAAAAGAGCATGGCATGAAGAATTCCCACTTTCCCTAATGGCATACCGAATTTCCAAGCGAACATCCACAGGGTCTTCACCATACATTTTGGTATACGTAGAAGATGTTATCATACCTGCTGAGGTGATTATAGCCTCGGCACGAATCCTATCAGCAAGTGGGGTCGACCTCGACAGTCAGCGCTTTCGTTCCCTTGACATGATTGACGAACGGCGGGATATTTCTGAATACAAGAACAAGCAATATCGTGAGCGACAAGCAAGATTCTACAACCAACATGTCAAAGAAAGACACTTCGAAAAGGGGAAACTTGTACTTGTCGTAGCCCTACATGTCCAAAGAGAAGGCAGTGCCGGCAAATTTGCCCCAAACTGGGAAGGACCATTCCGCATATGCAAAGTCGGGGGATCTGGATACTACAAACTCGAACATGCCGATGACACCAAGATTAAAGGCAAACGCAACTCCAAAATCAATGGGACCTGGTTAATAAAGTTCTATGCATAA